Part of the Aquimarina sp. MAR_2010_214 genome is shown below.
ATTTTAGGATTTAATGTTAACATAGAGCTTAACAAATCTGCTCCATTGGTACTTATTGCAGCAGCAGGGATTTTATCATTATCTTCAAGTTTGCCATAGCTCATTGCTCCAGTATGTGGGAAATCATCTAGCCTAAGATTCATAGAGCGTACAATTACTCCTACAGCACCAAACTTAGCTGCTTCTGCCGCTCCAGAATATCGCTGATCTACACACCCTCCATATGCCCTAAATGTTTCAATAAGATCTGCTTGCATGGGCCTGTTAAAAAATACTATTTTCCCTTCAATCTTAGCTGTCCCTAATTTTTTGAGTTCTTCTAATCCTTTAACTTCGATAATAGGGGCTTTAATCCCCCCTATTGGCGTCGGCACAGAACCTCCTAATGCACAAATTGGTACATTAGTCGTTACGCCTGGTTCTGTTTCGATATAGGCAAATTCTGTTACCCCACGAGTCCATTTGGGTACCATTACAGGTTGTAACCATACTTTATCCAAACCTAGCTTTTTTAATTCTTTTTCTCCCCATTCTACAGCTAGTTGTGCATTTACAGATCCCGAAAGTCTTCCTCCGATCTGATTGGAAAGATAATCCAGCCATGCATAACTTTTACCATTAAGTAGTGAGGTGTCGTATATTTTTTTTAATGTAGCGGCATCTTCTTTTGCTTCATTTTGTGCAAAACCATTAAATGATAAAATTGCAAAAATGACAGGGATTATAATTCTTACCATAGTATTTTTAAACTTTTTTATTCGTTCTCTAATTCTTGTTTATATAGATCCAGGTTAGCTTTTGTCTTATTATCTAATTCTGGCTCTTGTATATCTTCATATTCTTTTAGCGTAGTATACAAAGTTTTTGCTACAATATATCTTGCTACGGGTTTATTATCTGCAGGAATCACATACCAAGGAGCATGTGGTAAAGAAGTTTTATTTATAGCAT
Proteins encoded:
- a CDS encoding M20/M25/M40 family metallo-hydrolase gives rise to the protein MVRIIIPVIFAILSFNGFAQNEAKEDAATLKKIYDTSLLNGKSYAWLDYLSNQIGGRLSGSVNAQLAVEWGEKELKKLGLDKVWLQPVMVPKWTRGVTEFAYIETEPGVTTNVPICALGGSVPTPIGGIKAPIIEVKGLEELKKLGTAKIEGKIVFFNRPMQADLIETFRAYGGCVDQRYSGAAEAAKFGAVGVIVRSMNLRLDDFPHTGAMSYGKLEDNDKIPAAAISTNGADLLSSMLTLNPKIKFHINMNCRTWKDVQSYNVIGEITGSEFPKEYMVVGGHLDSWDLGDGSHDDGAGIVQSMEVLRLFKEIGYKPKRSIRVVMFMNEENGLRGGKKYAKVAKNKGENHVFALESDSGGFTPRGFSFDCDDANFAQVLSWKPLFEPYLIHSFTQGGSGADIGPLKKEGIVLAGLRPDSQRYFDYHHAKNDTFDAVNKRELELGAATMTSLIYLFDKYGMK